Proteins from a single region of Orcinus orca chromosome 20, mOrcOrc1.1, whole genome shotgun sequence:
- the LOC101278353 gene encoding cytochrome c oxidase subunit 4 isoform 1, mitochondrial, producing MLATRVFSLIGKRAISTSVCVRAHGSVVKSEDYALPNYVDRRDYPLPDVAHVRSLSASQKALKEKEKASWSSLSIDEKVELYRLKFKESFAEMNRSTNEWKTVVGAAMFFIGFTGLILIWEKLYVYGPVPHTFEEEWVAKQTKRMLDMKVAPIQGFSAKWDYDRSEWKK from the exons ATGTTGGCTACCAGAGTATTTAGCCTAATTGGCAAGCGAGCAATTTCCACTTCGGTGTGTGTACGGGCACACG GAAGTGTTGTGAAGAGTGAAGACTATGCTCTCCCGAATTACGTCGACCGGCGTGACTACCCCTTGCCCGATGTGGCCCACGTCAGGAGCCTTTCTGCCAGCCAGAAGGCcttgaaggagaaggagaaggcctCCTGGAGCAGCCTCTCCATCGATGAGAAAGTGGAAT TGTACCGCCTCAAGTTCAAGGAGAGCTTCGCAGAAATGAACAGGAGCACAAACGAGTGGAAGACGGTTGTGGGCGCCGCCATGTTCTTCATCGGCTTCACTGGTCTCATCCTCATCTGGGAGAAGCTGTACG TGTACGGCCCCGTCCCGCACACCTTCGAGGAGGAGTGGGTGGCCAAGCAGACCAAGAGGATGCTCGACATGAAGGTGGCCCCGATCCAGGGCTTCTCAGCCAAGTGGGACTACGACAGGAGCGAGTGGAAGAAGTGA